A window from Brucella sp. BE17 encodes these proteins:
- the ppdK gene encoding pyruvate, phosphate dikinase → MTKWVYTFGDGKAEGAASDRNLLGGKGANLAEMSSLGLPVPPGFTIPTEVCTYYYDHERSYPPELEAQVATALEHIASLTGRAFGDAQKPLLVSVRSGARASMPGMMDTVLNLGLNDETVAAIAREAGDERFAYDSYRRFIQMYADVVLGVDHGFFEEILDDKKASLGVDVDTALSADDWKEVIALYKEKVEEERGEAFPQAAREQLWGAIGAVFSSWMNARAITYRRLHNIPAAWGTAVNVQAMVFGNMGETSATGVAFTRNPSTGENKLYGEFLVNAQGEDVVAGIRTPQNITEEARIAAGSDKPSLEKIMPEAFGEFLKVAERLESHYRDMQDLEFTIERGKLWMLQTRSGKRTAKAALKMAVEMAAEGLISEEEAVKRVDPASLDQLLHPTIDPKAERIVIGQGLPASPGAATGEIVFSSEEAEKAKAEGRKVILVRVETSPEDIHGMHAAEGILTTRGGMTSHAAVVARGMGKPCVSGAGSLRVDYRNGVMLAAGQKFAKGEVITVDGGTGQVLKGAVAMLQPELSGDFGKLMQWADRTRRMKVRANAETPADARTARSFGAEGIGLCRTEHMFFDGSRIVAMREMILSDSEDGRRAALAKLLPMQRSDFVELFEIMKGLPVTIRLLDPPLHEFLPHTDEEVAEVADAMGVDAEKLRERSESLHEFNPMLGHRGCRLAVSYPEIAEMQARAIFEAAVEAGKKTGEPVVPEIMVPLVGLKAELDFVKARIDAVAEEVMAEEGLKIDYMVGTMIELPRAALRAGEIAETAAFFSFGTNDLTQTTFGISRDDAAPFLSTYQARGVIEQDPFVSLDVEGVGELVEIAAERGRKTRSNIKLGICGEHGGDPASIAFCEKTGLDYVSCSPFRVPIARLAAAQAAIRESNG, encoded by the coding sequence ATGACGAAGTGGGTGTATACATTTGGTGACGGCAAGGCAGAGGGCGCTGCAAGCGACCGTAATCTGCTTGGCGGTAAGGGGGCCAATCTCGCGGAGATGAGCAGCCTGGGGCTGCCGGTGCCACCCGGCTTTACCATTCCCACCGAAGTCTGCACCTATTATTACGATCATGAGCGTTCCTATCCGCCGGAACTGGAAGCGCAGGTCGCAACCGCACTGGAGCATATTGCAAGCCTGACGGGACGCGCCTTTGGTGACGCACAAAAGCCACTGCTGGTCTCGGTGCGTTCAGGCGCACGCGCGTCCATGCCCGGTATGATGGATACGGTCTTGAACCTTGGTTTGAATGATGAAACGGTCGCGGCAATTGCACGCGAAGCCGGCGATGAGCGCTTCGCCTATGACAGCTATCGCCGCTTTATCCAGATGTATGCCGATGTGGTGCTCGGCGTCGATCATGGTTTTTTCGAGGAAATCCTTGATGACAAAAAGGCGAGCCTCGGTGTCGATGTCGATACGGCTTTAAGCGCCGATGACTGGAAGGAAGTGATCGCGCTTTACAAGGAAAAAGTCGAGGAAGAACGGGGCGAAGCTTTCCCGCAAGCCGCGCGCGAGCAGCTTTGGGGCGCGATTGGCGCGGTTTTCTCGAGCTGGATGAATGCGCGTGCCATTACCTATCGCCGCCTGCATAATATTCCGGCCGCCTGGGGTACGGCAGTCAATGTGCAGGCTATGGTGTTCGGCAATATGGGCGAGACATCAGCAACAGGCGTTGCCTTCACGCGCAATCCCTCGACCGGTGAAAACAAGCTTTACGGCGAGTTTTTGGTCAATGCACAGGGTGAGGACGTGGTGGCAGGCATCCGCACACCGCAGAACATCACCGAAGAAGCGCGTATTGCCGCCGGTTCCGACAAGCCGTCGCTGGAAAAGATTATGCCGGAGGCTTTTGGTGAATTTCTAAAAGTTGCGGAACGGCTCGAAAGCCATTATCGCGACATGCAGGATCTGGAATTCACCATCGAGCGCGGCAAGTTGTGGATGCTGCAAACTCGTTCGGGCAAGCGCACTGCCAAGGCAGCACTGAAAATGGCCGTCGAAATGGCAGCCGAAGGTCTGATTTCTGAGGAAGAAGCCGTAAAACGCGTCGATCCGGCCTCGCTCGATCAGCTTTTACACCCGACAATCGATCCCAAGGCCGAGCGTATCGTGATCGGCCAGGGCTTGCCAGCCTCACCGGGAGCCGCGACCGGGGAAATCGTTTTCTCGTCGGAAGAGGCCGAAAAAGCCAAGGCAGAAGGGCGCAAGGTCATTTTGGTGCGCGTTGAAACCAGCCCTGAGGATATTCACGGCATGCATGCGGCAGAAGGCATATTGACCACGCGTGGCGGTATGACCAGCCATGCAGCGGTTGTTGCACGAGGCATGGGTAAGCCCTGCGTTTCTGGCGCCGGCTCGCTGCGCGTTGATTACCGCAATGGCGTCATGCTGGCAGCAGGACAGAAATTCGCCAAGGGTGAGGTCATCACGGTCGATGGCGGTACCGGACAGGTGCTCAAAGGTGCTGTCGCCATGCTACAGCCCGAACTTTCAGGCGATTTCGGCAAGCTCATGCAGTGGGCTGACAGGACGCGACGCATGAAAGTGCGCGCCAATGCCGAAACCCCGGCAGATGCGCGTACTGCACGTTCTTTTGGTGCCGAAGGCATAGGGCTTTGCCGCACTGAGCATATGTTCTTTGACGGGAGCCGGATTGTCGCCATGCGCGAAATGATCCTGTCTGACAGCGAAGACGGACGTCGTGCGGCGCTCGCAAAACTTCTTCCGATGCAGCGCTCGGATTTCGTCGAACTGTTCGAAATCATGAAGGGCCTGCCGGTAACGATCCGTCTGCTCGATCCGCCCCTTCACGAGTTTCTGCCGCACACGGATGAGGAAGTCGCGGAAGTGGCGGATGCCATGGGCGTGGACGCGGAAAAATTGCGCGAACGCTCGGAATCATTACACGAATTCAACCCGATGCTCGGTCATCGCGGTTGCCGCTTGGCGGTGTCCTATCCCGAAATCGCCGAAATGCAGGCACGCGCGATTTTTGAAGCTGCGGTAGAGGCGGGCAAAAAGACCGGCGAGCCGGTGGTGCCGGAAATCATGGTGCCGCTTGTGGGGCTCAAGGCCGAGCTTGATTTTGTCAAAGCGCGTATTGATGCGGTGGCTGAAGAAGTGATGGCCGAGGAAGGTTTGAAGATCGATTATATGGTCGGCACCATGATCGAATTGCCGCGTGCAGCGCTTCGTGCAGGGGAGATTGCCGAGACGGCAGCGTTTTTCTCGTTTGGCACAAATGATCTGACGCAGACGACATTCGGTATTTCGCGTGACGATGCAGCCCCTTTCCTTTCGACCTATCAGGCGCGTGGTGTAATCGAGCAGGACCCGTTCGTGTCGCTCGATGTGGAAGGTGTTGGTGAGCTGGTGGAGATTGCTGCCGAACGCGGGCGTAAAACACGCAGCAATATCAAGCTTGGCATCTGCGGCGAACATGGCGGTGATCCCGCTTCAATCGCTTTTTGCGAAAAGACTGGCCTGGATTATGTCTCCTGCTCGCCTTTCCGAGTGCCGATTGCCCGCCTGGCTGCGGCGCAGGCGGCAATTCGGGAAAGTAATGGCTGA
- a CDS encoding polysaccharide deacetylase family protein, whose translation MLRRFLAAGAVLLLAGTVAGAFEPQLQQGQEKVRLVEPRLTIARGGVSSPQVALTLDACMGKTDRRILDMLVREKIPATIFVTARWLRQNGEAFAILKANADLFAIEDHGAMHVPAATNVPRIYGIRTAGSLAAVRAEIEGGAKAIMDAGAPKPKWYRDATARYSTDAIDLATSLGYGIGGYSLNGDQGASLLAPVVARRISGARDGDVIISHINQPSRSAGDGVVKGVLALKAKGMKFVLLRDVETTLTLNPVPTHKLPSGIGEAGAGTARPRDKK comes from the coding sequence ATGTTGCGACGATTTTTGGCGGCAGGGGCAGTGCTTCTGTTGGCTGGTACTGTTGCAGGGGCATTCGAGCCGCAGCTGCAGCAAGGACAGGAAAAAGTCCGCCTGGTCGAGCCGCGGCTGACCATTGCGCGCGGTGGTGTATCAAGTCCACAGGTAGCTTTGACGCTTGATGCCTGCATGGGCAAGACCGACCGACGCATTCTTGACATGCTGGTCAGGGAGAAAATTCCGGCGACTATTTTCGTGACTGCGCGCTGGTTGCGCCAGAACGGCGAGGCTTTTGCAATTCTGAAGGCCAATGCCGATCTGTTTGCTATCGAAGACCATGGCGCGATGCATGTGCCTGCGGCAACCAATGTGCCAAGAATTTATGGTATCCGCACCGCTGGATCGCTTGCTGCCGTGCGCGCCGAGATCGAGGGCGGGGCAAAGGCTATCATGGATGCGGGCGCACCAAAGCCAAAATGGTATCGCGATGCCACCGCACGCTATTCCACCGATGCGATCGATCTTGCGACAAGCCTTGGTTATGGCATCGGTGGCTATTCGCTCAATGGCGATCAGGGCGCTTCGCTTCTGGCACCCGTTGTGGCGCGGCGCATTTCGGGGGCGCGGGACGGCGATGTCATCATTTCACATATCAACCAGCCATCGCGTTCGGCAGGCGACGGTGTGGTCAAGGGTGTTCTGGCGCTGAAGGCGAAGGGCATGAAATTCGTGCTCCTGCGTGATGTCGAAACCACGCTGACGTTGAACCCGGTTCCGACGCATAAGCTTCCAAGTGGTATTGGTGAAGCAGGGGCTGGAACCGCAAGGCCGCGAGACAAGAAATAA